From the genome of Scytonema hofmannii PCC 7110, one region includes:
- a CDS encoding glycosyltransferase, whose translation MKLSFASVPNIAPDFNSSTRHITSDIASLELAILSLGGLGGSGKVATDLAKGFATAGAKVSVLTSSEPQWGADRDPLLDYVPVNAPKTPTEPDRSWIVPLAYDIMEQIETREIKVLNVHYAVGLIEAALLARQALAARGYRLAVCLTLHGSDVTGFGRRLNYGSQLRECIAACDRVTAVSSWLADQAVEILALKKRPTVIHNSVDLKLFRPLRIRDTTRSKQILNLCHVSNFRSVKRPLDAIQVLARVRGAGVRAQLFMIGDGLLIKEAREYARELNVAEDVMFLGTASPNELVHWLSVTDMMLVTSESESFCLAALEAMACGVPVMGTYCGGLEEVVKELGADLPDKLLSPLGDTATMATKIVQMFKSPVTYEMICDRLTTMIKIRFCRSTQLQAYGHLLSELQQGVGE comes from the coding sequence ATGAAGTTATCGTTTGCTAGTGTTCCAAACATTGCTCCAGACTTCAATAGCTCTACTCGCCACATTACCTCAGATATTGCCTCATTAGAGTTAGCAATTCTGTCTCTTGGTGGTTTGGGAGGAAGTGGTAAAGTAGCAACAGATTTAGCCAAAGGGTTTGCAACTGCAGGGGCTAAGGTATCTGTGCTGACTAGCTCAGAGCCACAATGGGGAGCAGATCGCGATCCATTGCTCGATTATGTGCCTGTAAACGCTCCCAAGACACCCACCGAGCCAGATCGCAGTTGGATTGTACCCTTGGCGTATGACATTATGGAGCAGATTGAGACTCGCGAAATCAAGGTTTTAAACGTGCATTACGCAGTTGGGCTAATTGAAGCCGCACTACTTGCTCGACAAGCGTTGGCTGCGCGAGGTTACCGACTAGCAGTGTGTTTAACGCTACATGGCAGCGATGTCACTGGATTTGGACGCAGGTTGAACTACGGTTCTCAGTTACGAGAGTGCATAGCTGCGTGCGATCGCGTCACGGCTGTCTCGTCCTGGCTTGCAGACCAAGCCGTTGAGATTTTAGCTTTAAAGAAGCGCCCAACAGTCATCCACAATTCTGTCGATCTTAAACTATTTCGCCCTCTTCGGATACGAGATACAACCCGTTCCAAACAAATCCTCAATTTATGTCACGTATCCAACTTTCGTTCTGTGAAGCGACCTCTAGATGCGATCCAAGTTTTGGCTCGCGTTCGGGGCGCTGGTGTCAGAGCACAACTCTTTATGATTGGCGATGGTCTTTTAATAAAAGAAGCTCGTGAGTATGCGCGAGAGTTAAATGTTGCAGAAGATGTGATGTTCTTGGGAACAGCTTCGCCAAATGAACTCGTGCATTGGCTGAGTGTCACTGATATGATGCTGGTGACAAGTGAATCGGAGTCTTTTTGTTTGGCTGCACTTGAAGCAATGGCGTGTGGTGTTCCTGTGATGGGTACCTATTGTGGTGGATTGGAAGAGGTTGTGAAGGAACTTGGAGCGGATTTACCCGACAAACTCCTCTCTCCTCTTGGTGACACCGCTACAATGGCAACTAAAATTGTGCAGATGTTCAAGAGTCCTGTGACCTATGAAATGATTTGCGATCGCCTCACAACAATGATTAAGATTCGCTTTTGTCGTTCTACCCAATTGCAAGCTTACGGTCATCTATTGAGCGAGTTGCAACAGGGGGTTGGGGAATGA
- a CDS encoding MFS transporter — MSLAKRHPPVVLVLLALWLMVLASSSQATIIAPILPRIGEALGISEALQGTLVTGYAIALSVFAIVIGPISDRIGRRPVLLTGTSSMAIFLAMHGFASDFISLLCVRIGAGVSGGILTGVAVAYVGDYFPYERRGWASGWVMSGFAFGQVVGLPIGTILAERYGFRAPFLLFAIVALVSFLLVLSVLPQPPINRSSERLSVRFALKGYRELLRDRAVVSAGFAYATMLFAVSTFVVFFPTWLEKEIGVSPTATALLFMVGGLANLLFGPQAGSLSDHIGRKPVIVGSCLVSAVLFAVTPFVVFDMLSAYVVFFLTMMLLALRLSPLQALLTTLVPDARRGSLMSLVVAIGQIGGGLGGAIAGVVYAQVGYFGNAILSALAITATGVVILSSLSEPGLTKGVGSGE; from the coding sequence ATGAGTTTAGCAAAACGCCATCCTCCTGTAGTGCTAGTTCTTTTAGCATTGTGGTTGATGGTTTTAGCTTCGAGTTCTCAAGCGACGATTATTGCTCCAATTTTGCCGCGCATTGGAGAAGCCTTGGGAATTTCCGAAGCATTGCAAGGGACGTTAGTAACTGGTTATGCGATCGCGTTGAGTGTTTTTGCGATTGTTATTGGACCTATAAGCGATCGTATAGGAAGACGACCCGTGCTTTTGACTGGAACCAGTTCGATGGCTATCTTTTTAGCAATGCATGGGTTTGCCAGTGACTTCATTTCACTGCTTTGCGTTCGGATTGGGGCGGGTGTTTCTGGAGGGATTTTGACAGGTGTAGCAGTTGCTTACGTAGGAGATTACTTCCCTTACGAGCGTCGTGGGTGGGCGAGTGGGTGGGTGATGAGCGGCTTTGCGTTTGGACAAGTTGTGGGTTTACCGATTGGGACAATCTTGGCTGAGCGATACGGTTTTCGCGCCCCTTTTTTGCTGTTTGCGATCGTTGCGCTAGTGTCATTCCTGCTAGTCTTGAGTGTTTTACCCCAACCGCCTATCAACCGTTCCTCAGAGAGGCTTTCTGTCAGATTTGCTCTCAAAGGATACCGAGAACTTTTACGCGATCGTGCGGTTGTGAGTGCGGGGTTTGCCTATGCAACAATGCTGTTTGCAGTGTCAACATTTGTTGTTTTCTTTCCAACTTGGCTGGAAAAAGAAATCGGAGTCAGCCCAACGGCGACGGCGTTGTTATTTATGGTGGGGGGGCTTGCGAATCTCTTATTTGGACCTCAAGCAGGAAGCTTGTCTGATCACATTGGTCGCAAACCCGTAATTGTTGGGTCGTGTTTGGTTTCTGCTGTGTTATTTGCGGTGACACCTTTCGTTGTGTTTGATATGCTCTCTGCTTACGTTGTGTTTTTCTTGACAATGATGCTACTGGCGTTGAGATTAAGCCCACTGCAAGCACTTCTGACAACCCTTGTTCCTGATGCTCGTCGCGGTTCTTTGATGAGTTTGGTGGTGGCGATTGGGCAAATAGGCGGTGGGCTTGGGGGTGCGATCGCTGGAGTTGTTTATGCACAAGTTGGTTATTTTGGCAATGCTATTTTATCGGCATTGGCAATAACTGCAACTGGAGTTGTGATTTTATCGAGTTTATCTGAACCTGGCTTGACAAAGGGAGTGGGGAGTGGGGAGTAG
- a CDS encoding papain fold toxin domain-containing protein, protein MSRLSTEEIYQALGNISSQFKNLECDKCAIALKSWSDSNGIEGKIIKLRTKKRNDFFIISNRYSDSESITDNGIHYGVEVFGLVFDNLSRQGLPRDEWINDFSCRSGEFSLEELDNL, encoded by the coding sequence TTGAGCAGGTTATCGACTGAAGAAATTTATCAAGCACTTGGCAATATTTCCTCTCAATTTAAAAATCTTGAATGTGACAAATGTGCCATTGCATTGAAGTCATGGAGCGATTCTAATGGAATTGAGGGAAAAATTATAAAGCTCAGAACTAAAAAGCGAAATGATTTCTTTATAATTAGCAATCGTTACAGTGATAGTGAGTCAATTACTGATAATGGCATTCATTACGGTGTAGAAGTTTTCGGACTAGTTTTTGATAATCTTTCACGTCAAGGATTACCCCGTGATGAATGGATAAATGATTTTTCCTGTCGAAGTGGGGAATTTTCTTTAGAAGAGTTAGATAATTTATAA
- a CDS encoding helix-turn-helix domain-containing protein, which produces MTQEPVFEESSGNVFTDLGLSNASELFTRGKIGIQVLRLLKQRNLKQREISELLAIPQPEVSRLMKGEFQRFSEGKLLIFLKRLDTEITLHLRPRHAPGQSAETVISL; this is translated from the coding sequence ATGACACAGGAACCCGTTTTTGAAGAAAGCAGTGGCAACGTATTCACTGACCTCGGTTTGTCGAATGCTTCGGAACTTTTTACGCGGGGCAAGATAGGGATTCAGGTACTGCGCCTTTTGAAACAACGCAACCTAAAACAGCGTGAAATTAGCGAACTTCTTGCCATTCCCCAGCCAGAAGTATCTCGTTTGATGAAAGGAGAGTTTCAACGGTTCAGCGAGGGCAAACTCCTCATTTTCCTCAAGCGACTGGATACGGAAATCACCTTACATCTTCGCCCTCGTCACGCGCCGGGCCAATCTGCTGAAACTGTGATATCGCTATAG
- a CDS encoding zinc-dependent alcohol dehydrogenase family protein, with protein sequence MDRTAKATAQSKLQAYGGGMKTIELYPDFGISNLKISERVKLTPAPGEVLVKIEAVSLNYVDLLVVKGILNPKLSLPYIPVCDGAGIVESVGENVTQFKPGDKVATTFIPNWLSGKPTSQTTDYSTRQGLGGLSGQLTEYKTFHVNQLVKSPANLSSMEASTLPIAGLTAWNALLYSNLQPDHSLLLHGTGGVSIFALQFAKALGAKVIITSSSDEKLKRALQLGADLTINYQTTPHWASLVRDFTEGEGADVILETVGGRNLQRSLDALRMGGYISIVGLLDGFDSNINTLTLLHKQATIRGMEVGGTDDFQAMNRAIETHDIHPVIDKIFSFESTQEAFEYLEKGLHFGKVVINL encoded by the coding sequence TTGGACAGAACTGCCAAAGCTACTGCACAATCAAAATTACAGGCTTATGGTGGTGGTATGAAAACGATTGAACTCTATCCAGATTTTGGTATTAGCAACCTGAAGATAAGCGAACGCGTCAAGCTGACGCCTGCACCTGGGGAAGTGCTGGTAAAAATCGAAGCAGTTTCTCTAAACTATGTTGATTTACTGGTTGTCAAAGGAATTCTCAATCCCAAACTGTCATTGCCTTACATACCCGTATGTGATGGAGCAGGTATTGTTGAAAGCGTAGGTGAGAATGTCACGCAATTCAAACCAGGCGACAAGGTAGCAACAACATTTATCCCCAATTGGTTGAGCGGCAAACCAACAAGTCAAACAACAGACTACTCAACTCGACAAGGATTAGGAGGGCTTTCAGGGCAATTAACTGAGTATAAAACCTTCCACGTCAATCAACTTGTCAAAAGCCCAGCTAACCTGTCCTCCATGGAAGCATCAACCTTACCAATCGCAGGTTTAACTGCTTGGAATGCGTTACTCTATAGCAACTTACAACCAGATCATTCGCTATTGTTACATGGCACGGGTGGAGTCTCAATCTTTGCCCTGCAATTTGCTAAAGCTTTGGGGGCAAAAGTTATCATTACGTCCAGTAGTGACGAAAAACTCAAGCGGGCGCTGCAGTTGGGAGCAGATCTAACCATTAATTATCAAACAACACCTCATTGGGCAAGCCTTGTCCGTGATTTTACAGAGGGTGAAGGGGCTGATGTCATTTTGGAAACGGTAGGAGGTCGAAACCTACAGCGATCGCTCGACGCACTTCGGATGGGCGGATACATCTCAATCGTCGGATTGCTAGATGGATTTGACAGCAATATTAACACTCTAACATTGTTACACAAACAAGCTACAATTAGAGGTATGGAAGTTGGCGGAACCGATGATTTTCAAGCAATGAATCGAGCCATTGAAACCCATGACATTCATCCGGTTATCGATAAAATTTTCTCATTTGAGAGCACTCAAGAGGCATTTGAGTATTTAGAGAAAGGTCTGCACTTTGGGAAAGTAGTTATTAATTTGTGA
- a CDS encoding LysR family transcriptional regulator — protein MELRQLKYFITVAEELNFRRAAERLYMEQPPLSRQIRQLEEELGVELFHRSKRGVALTEAGKAFLDEARLTLAQAERAAKAARQAIAMQARQITIGFSICAFNEVLPEIIQAFRQKFPEVKLSLTEMSTELQIQALLQETIDIGFIHGPIQQPGIETVTLLREPLIVALPPMHPLANRETIDLGALKNESFILCPQHIKPDLYAQVMHLCQQAGFQPNVVQEASPPEVLLALVESGMGVSLVAAGAKTRHKLSVVYLPLTETTPGVEIAAAWNKDRQSVFLQHFLQLVKYSAHASIGSDLPIPNS, from the coding sequence ATGGAACTGCGGCAACTCAAATATTTCATTACTGTTGCAGAAGAGCTAAACTTTCGGCGAGCGGCAGAACGTCTGTACATGGAACAACCGCCGTTGAGTCGTCAGATTCGTCAGCTTGAGGAGGAACTGGGAGTTGAGTTATTCCATCGCAGCAAACGCGGTGTTGCTTTGACTGAAGCGGGAAAAGCTTTTTTGGATGAAGCCAGGTTAACACTAGCGCAGGCGGAACGAGCAGCGAAAGCAGCACGGCAAGCGATCGCAATGCAAGCACGACAAATAACAATCGGTTTTTCGATTTGTGCGTTCAATGAAGTTTTACCAGAAATCATCCAAGCGTTCCGTCAGAAGTTCCCAGAGGTTAAGCTATCGCTCACAGAAATGTCAACAGAGTTACAAATTCAGGCACTCTTACAAGAAACAATAGATATTGGATTTATCCACGGACCCATTCAGCAACCAGGAATTGAAACTGTGACGCTATTGCGTGAGCCACTGATTGTTGCACTACCTCCCATGCACCCCCTTGCAAATCGCGAAACCATTGATTTAGGTGCGCTCAAAAATGAATCTTTTATTTTGTGTCCGCAACACATCAAACCCGATCTGTACGCACAAGTCATGCATCTGTGCCAACAAGCAGGATTTCAACCAAACGTAGTCCAAGAAGCCAGTCCACCAGAAGTTCTGCTTGCACTTGTGGAGTCTGGAATGGGGGTTTCACTCGTTGCAGCAGGTGCTAAAACCCGACACAAACTTAGTGTTGTTTATCTTCCACTGACTGAAACCACTCCAGGTGTCGAAATTGCTGCTGCTTGGAACAAAGATCGCCAATCTGTTTTTTTACAGCATTTTCTGCAGTTAGTAAAATACAGTGCTCACGCTTCCATAGGGTCAGATCTACCAATCCCCAATTCTTGA
- a CDS encoding NAD(P)H-quinone oxidoreductase subunit 4 — MIFDGFPWLTAIVLLPLVASMLIPLLPDKDGKRVRWYALGVGIADFVLMCYTFWKHYDASSATFQLVEKYAWLPQIGLNWAVSVDGISVPLVLLAGLVTTLSMFAAWQVDLKPRLFYFLMLVLYAAQIGVFVAQDILLFFIMWELELVPVYLLVSIWGGQKRRYAATKFLLYTAAASIFILVAGLAMALYGDNLTFDIVELGAKNYPLALELLLYAGLLIAFGVKLAIFPLHTWLPDAHGEASAPVSMILAGVLLKMGGYGLIRLNLELLTDAHIYFAPVLATLGVINIIYGALNSFAQNNMKRRLAYSSVSHMGFVLLGIASFTDVGVSGAMLQMLSHGLIAAVLFFLAGITYDRTHTMAMDNMGGIAQAMPKVFALFTAGAMASLALPGMSGFVSELQVFVGVTTSDIYSPTFRTVMVFLAAVGVILTPIYLLSMLNQVFYGTGKITCDVNNAGVENQEDEGTACFGTDCLLPAESVYSDSRPREMFIAACFLVLIIGIGVYPKLATQLYDMKTVAVNTQVRQSYVQIAQENPRIYAKEFMSPHIGEPEIATVSSIVK, encoded by the coding sequence ATGATATTCGATGGATTTCCTTGGCTGACCGCGATTGTCCTGTTGCCACTCGTCGCTTCCATGCTCATCCCCTTGCTGCCTGATAAAGACGGCAAACGAGTGCGATGGTATGCCTTGGGTGTAGGTATCGCGGATTTTGTTTTGATGTGCTACACCTTCTGGAAGCATTATGATGCGAGTAGTGCGACTTTTCAACTCGTGGAGAAATATGCCTGGTTGCCTCAAATAGGTTTAAACTGGGCAGTTTCAGTCGATGGAATATCTGTTCCGCTTGTGCTGTTAGCAGGACTGGTAACGACGCTTTCAATGTTTGCTGCATGGCAAGTTGATTTAAAACCCCGCCTGTTTTATTTTCTGATGCTGGTGCTGTATGCGGCACAAATTGGGGTGTTTGTTGCTCAAGATATTCTACTGTTCTTTATTATGTGGGAACTGGAACTGGTTCCGGTTTACCTGCTTGTTTCTATTTGGGGCGGTCAAAAACGCCGCTATGCTGCTACTAAATTCCTGCTTTATACCGCAGCTGCTTCAATTTTTATTCTAGTAGCAGGGCTGGCAATGGCTCTTTATGGAGATAATTTAACCTTCGATATCGTCGAACTTGGTGCGAAGAATTATCCTCTTGCTTTAGAACTTTTGCTTTACGCAGGATTGCTGATTGCCTTTGGCGTCAAGCTGGCGATTTTCCCCTTGCACACCTGGTTACCGGATGCTCACGGTGAAGCTTCTGCTCCTGTATCGATGATTTTGGCTGGTGTATTACTAAAAATGGGCGGATACGGCTTGATTCGTCTCAATTTGGAGTTGCTCACCGATGCTCACATTTACTTTGCTCCCGTGCTGGCAACTCTGGGGGTTATTAATATTATTTATGGCGCTTTGAATTCCTTTGCCCAAAATAATATGAAGCGTCGCCTCGCCTATTCGTCAGTTTCTCACATGGGATTTGTGTTGTTGGGTATTGCTTCCTTCACTGATGTAGGAGTGAGTGGTGCAATGCTGCAAATGCTTTCTCATGGTTTGATTGCTGCAGTGTTATTCTTCTTAGCGGGCATCACCTACGATCGCACTCACACTATGGCGATGGATAATATGGGTGGGATTGCTCAAGCTATGCCTAAAGTATTTGCTCTGTTTACAGCAGGTGCGATGGCTTCTCTGGCTTTACCGGGAATGAGCGGTTTTGTGAGCGAACTTCAAGTTTTTGTGGGTGTGACCACCAGCGACATTTACAGTCCGACCTTCCGTACTGTGATGGTGTTCTTAGCTGCAGTGGGAGTTATCTTGACGCCAATCTATTTGCTTTCGATGTTGAACCAGGTATTTTATGGCACTGGTAAAATAACCTGTGACGTTAACAATGCAGGAGTGGAGAACCAGGAGGATGAAGGAACGGCTTGCTTTGGTACAGACTGTCTCTTGCCTGCTGAGTCAGTATATAGCGATTCTAGACCTCGTGAAATGTTTATTGCTGCCTGCTTTCTAGTGTTGATTATTGGCATTGGGGTTTATCCCAAGTTAGCTACGCAATTATACGATATGAAGACTGTTGCGGTGAATACTCAGGTGCGCCAATCTTATGTCCAAATCGCTCAAGAGAATCCCCGCATATACGCAAAGGAGTTTATGTCTCCACACATTGGGGAGCCTGAAATAGCAACTGTTTCAAGCATCGTTAAGTAA
- a CDS encoding daunorubicin resistance protein DrrA family ABC transporter ATP-binding protein produces the protein MAPAVLIENLKKSYGTVVAVKDVSFRVEPGEIFGLLGPNGAGKTTTLRSLCTLTTPDAGKIEVSGISVLDNPRMARKRLGYVAQEVALDKVLTGKELLQLQAALYHLPGTVAKQRINMVLELLGLQEYANKKTGTYSGGLRKRLDLAAGLLHAPDVLVLDEPTVGLDIESRFVVWDFLRKLRQAGTTVVITSHYLEEIDALADRVAIIDRGVVIATGKPSELKDRVGGDRITLRIREFSPIEEAEKAKELLQSLPFVQEVIVNSAQGNSLNLVVTPQQDALISIQQSLNSSGLPIFGIAQSRPSLDDVYLAATGRTLMDAELAAVATRDPKAEKKQNMR, from the coding sequence ATGGCTCCTGCCGTTTTAATTGAAAATTTAAAAAAAAGCTACGGCACGGTGGTCGCCGTCAAGGACGTTTCCTTTAGGGTAGAACCGGGCGAGATTTTTGGTTTGCTTGGTCCCAATGGTGCAGGTAAAACAACGACTTTGCGTTCTTTGTGTACTCTCACCACTCCCGATGCTGGGAAAATTGAGGTTTCTGGTATTTCTGTATTAGACAATCCCAGAATGGCACGAAAGCGCTTGGGTTATGTTGCTCAGGAAGTTGCATTAGATAAAGTTCTGACAGGAAAAGAACTCCTGCAACTTCAAGCAGCACTTTATCACCTACCAGGTACAGTTGCCAAGCAGCGCATAAACATGGTGCTTGAATTACTTGGTTTGCAGGAATACGCTAATAAAAAGACCGGCACTTACTCAGGCGGTTTACGCAAGCGTTTGGATTTAGCAGCAGGATTACTCCATGCACCAGATGTTTTGGTTTTGGATGAACCAACGGTGGGACTGGATATCGAAAGCCGTTTTGTAGTTTGGGATTTCCTGCGGAAGTTACGCCAAGCGGGAACAACGGTAGTGATCACCAGCCATTATCTTGAAGAAATTGATGCTTTAGCCGATCGCGTGGCGATTATTGACCGAGGTGTGGTCATTGCGACTGGAAAACCTTCAGAATTAAAAGATAGAGTGGGAGGCGATCGCATTACTTTACGCATTCGCGAGTTTTCGCCCATCGAAGAAGCAGAGAAAGCCAAAGAATTACTACAGTCACTGCCTTTTGTGCAAGAAGTGATTGTCAACAGCGCTCAAGGGAACTCCCTTAACTTAGTAGTCACACCACAACAAGATGCTTTAATTAGCATCCAGCAATCCCTAAATTCCTCTGGGTTACCAATTTTTGGTATAGCCCAATCTCGTCCAAGCTTAGATGATGTCTACTTAGCAGCGACGGGAAGAACCCTAATGGATGCAGAACTTGCAGCCGTTGCAACTCGCGATCCAAAGGCTGAGAAGAAACAAAATATGAGATGA
- a CDS encoding ABC transporter permease translates to MSDTVLPPKSDINWQKVASPQSYADASPNVFNEFVQETLALTRRLFIQLTRRPSTLVAGIIQPVMWLVLFGALFQNAPKGIFGNTTNYGQFLSAGVIVFTAFAGALNAGLPVMFDREFGFLNRLLVAPLASRFSIVLASAIFIISQSLIQAAVIVTAAAFLGAGVPDAAGLGVITLIVFLLALGVTAISLGLAFALPGHIELIAVIFVSNLPLLFASTALAPLSFMPGWLQVVAALNPLSYAIEPIRYLYVHKDWGLNSVVMHAFWGNVTFGSALLVLFGFSIVALLSIQPRLRQTLA, encoded by the coding sequence ATGAGTGACACTGTCTTACCTCCAAAATCCGATATCAACTGGCAAAAAGTCGCATCACCTCAAAGTTATGCCGATGCGTCTCCCAATGTGTTCAACGAATTTGTTCAAGAAACGCTGGCTTTAACTCGTCGCCTATTTATTCAGCTTACTAGGCGTCCCTCAACTTTGGTTGCAGGAATTATTCAGCCAGTGATGTGGTTGGTACTGTTTGGTGCATTATTCCAAAATGCACCAAAAGGTATTTTTGGCAATACCACCAATTACGGTCAATTTTTAAGTGCGGGTGTTATTGTCTTTACCGCATTTGCCGGAGCGCTAAATGCCGGATTACCTGTAATGTTTGACCGAGAATTTGGTTTTTTGAATCGGTTGTTAGTTGCACCCCTAGCGTCTCGGTTTTCGATCGTTTTAGCTTCCGCAATCTTTATCATTAGCCAAAGCTTGATACAAGCAGCTGTGATTGTTACTGCTGCTGCTTTTCTAGGTGCGGGCGTACCTGATGCAGCAGGGTTGGGAGTTATCACCTTAATTGTCTTCTTGCTTGCATTGGGTGTAACTGCTATCAGCTTGGGTTTAGCTTTTGCGTTACCCGGACACATTGAACTGATTGCAGTTATTTTTGTTAGTAATCTACCACTGTTGTTTGCCAGTACAGCATTGGCTCCTTTATCATTTATGCCGGGATGGTTACAAGTTGTCGCTGCTCTGAATCCCCTCAGTTACGCGATTGAACCAATTCGCTATTTATACGTCCATAAAGATTGGGGCTTAAACAGTGTGGTCATGCACGCTTTCTGGGGTAATGTTACCTTTGGCAGTGCATTACTGGTATTGTTTGGCTTCTCTATTGTCGCATTATTGAGTATTCAACCCCGATTGCGACAAACTCTGGCATAA
- a CDS encoding peroxiredoxin, with protein MPLAVGNDAPNFTVKDTNGNTVSLSDFKGKTVVLYFYPKDDTPGCTKQACSFRDASADYQGKDVVVLGVSADDEASHQAFTQKYNLNFPLLADTQKTLINAYDVDGGGYAKRVTYIIDGNGKIIHVDSSVNTSTHASDVLTALGL; from the coding sequence ATGCCTTTAGCAGTTGGTAACGATGCACCGAACTTTACCGTTAAAGACACAAACGGCAACACCGTTTCATTGTCTGATTTCAAGGGCAAAACAGTGGTTTTATATTTCTATCCCAAAGATGACACCCCTGGTTGCACCAAGCAAGCTTGTAGTTTTAGGGATGCCAGCGCCGATTATCAGGGGAAAGACGTGGTAGTTTTGGGAGTCAGTGCTGATGATGAAGCCTCCCATCAGGCATTCACCCAAAAATACAATCTAAATTTCCCCCTACTAGCTGACACCCAAAAAACTCTCATTAATGCTTATGATGTCGATGGCGGCGGTTATGCTAAACGCGTTACCTACATCATTGATGGTAACGGCAAAATCATTCACGTTGATTCTAGTGTAAATACATCAACTCATGCCAGTGATGTTTTGACTGCATTAGGGTTGTAG
- a CDS encoding Npun_F0494 family protein, translated as MSVANSPSPKILTYPRKTLERAERALVCSPFHLSLFKTMLSRSVALSEMIGSTGVQKGFTKRYALELSTDNDLVWLIQVGVLRREVDGQGITDSFRLTPLGRQLVEQCHQKPWRTPSWSDRLYNTAIRWLRLPL; from the coding sequence ATGTCTGTTGCCAATTCCCCAAGCCCAAAAATCTTGACCTATCCTCGTAAAACTTTAGAACGAGCAGAGAGAGCGCTCGTGTGTTCTCCATTTCATCTTAGTTTGTTTAAAACAATGCTCTCTCGCAGTGTGGCACTAAGTGAGATGATTGGTAGTACAGGTGTTCAAAAAGGCTTTACAAAACGCTATGCGTTAGAATTGTCTACAGATAACGATCTGGTATGGCTGATTCAAGTGGGTGTATTACGCCGAGAAGTGGATGGTCAGGGAATTACAGATAGTTTCCGCCTGACTCCCTTGGGTCGTCAGTTAGTAGAACAATGCCACCAGAAACCTTGGCGGACTCCTTCATGGAGCGATCGCCTTTACAATACTGCAATTCGTTGGTTGAGGTTACCCTTGTAA